One stretch of Prunus persica cultivar Lovell chromosome G1, Prunus_persica_NCBIv2, whole genome shotgun sequence DNA includes these proteins:
- the LOC18790417 gene encoding erlin-2-B translates to MDPQQQRPGAPHHRPQPPAPGGGGDSSAVLFVLFGFLAILALTMLPSTSLSILHQVPEGHVGVYWRGGALLKTITDPGFHLKLPLVTQFEPVQVTLQTDQVRDIPCGTKGGVMINFEKIEVVNRLRKEFVYETLLNYGVQYDNTWIYDKIHHEINQFCSSHSLQEVYIDVFDQIDEKMKEALQGDCTRYAPGIEIINVRVTKPAIPESIRRNFEQMEEERTKVLIAIERQRVVEKEAETKKKMAISEAEKNANVSKILMEQKLTEKDSSRRQAEIENQMYTAREKSLADADFYKVMREAEANKLKLTPQFLELKFIEAIADNTKIFFGDKVPNMVLDQRLLGNFLQVSKEVSKEVNSESGSGEDNPEVQFV, encoded by the exons ATGGATCCACAGCAGCAGAGACCAGGAGCTCCACATCATCGTCCTCAGCCTCCGGCTCCAGGCGGAGGTGGCGATTCTTCGGCCGTTCTCTTCGTACTCTTCGGTTTCCTAGCCATCTTAGCCTTG ACGATGCTTCCATCAACATCATTATCCATTCTTCACCAAGTTCCAGAAGGTCATGTTGGGGTATATTGGAGAGGAGGTGCACTTCTGAAGACTATTACTGATCCAG gtTTTCATCTCAAGCTGCCCTTGGTAACCCAGTTTGAACCTGTTCAAGTCACCCTTCAGACTGATCAG GTGAGGGATATTCCATGTGGTACAAAAGGAGGTGTCATGATCAATTTTGAGAAGATAGAG GTTGTAAACCGGCTTCGTAAAGAATTTGTGTATGAGACACTTCTCAATTATGGTGTGCAATATGACAACACGTGGATATATGACAAAATTCATCATGAGATCAATCAGTTCTGCAGCTCACATTCTCTTCAAGAAGTATACATTGATGTGTTCGATCAG ATTGATGAAAAGATGAAGGAAGCTCTTCAGGGTGACTGTACACGTTATGCTCCAGGAATTGAAATTATCAACGTACGTGTTACAAAGCCTGCCATCCCAGAGAGTATAAGACGCAACTTTGAACAAATGGAAGAGGAACGGACTAAG GTCTTAATTGCTATAGAGAGGCAGAGAGTGGTGGAGAAAGAGGCAGAaaccaagaagaagatggcTATCAGTGAGGCTGAGAAGAATGCCAATGTGAGCAAGATTCTCATGGAACAAAAGTTAACGGAGAAGGACAGTTCCAGGAGGCAGGCGGAAATCGAAAATCAGATGTATACAGCGAGGGAAAAGAGCCTTGCAGATGCTGATTTCTATAAAGTAATGAGAGAAGCTGAAGCAAACAAGTTGAAGCTTACTCCACAATTTCTTGAGCTTAAATTCATCGAGGCCATAGCTGACAAtaccaaaattttctttggagACAAG GTACCTAATATGGTTTTGGATCAGAGGTTGCTGGGGAACTTCTTGCAGGTTTCCAAAGAAGTTTCCAAGGAAGTTAACTCAGAATCTGGCTCTGGGGAGGATAATCCTGAAGTTCAATTTGTCTGA